From the genome of Pelagicoccus sp. SDUM812003:
CTGACTGGTTCTGCTCGATTTTCATTAGGTTTTCAATTGGGATAAACATCCCGGCTCCAAACTTGTCATTTGGTCGAGAGACAAAACCGTAGGACTCATAAAACGGCTCTACTCCCTTTACCGAGAACAAACCAATGAACGCTCCTTTTCTGGCAACTCTTCTCAAGTGCTCGAGGAGATCATTCATAATCAATCTGGAGAATCCATTTCCTCGATACTCCTTCTTTACTATGATGTCTTGGATGTAGAAGAAGAGACCGCCGTCGCCGACGATCCGGCCGATTCCAATCAACTCTTCGTCCAACTTTAGACAAACCGTGTGCAAGGCGTTATTGAGGGATTCCAGAGTGGCCGACGAATCAGGAACGCCCCAGCCAACCTGCTCACGAAGATCGTTGTATTCGAGAAGGGTAGGAATCCTGTATTCAATCGTTGGGTTCATAATTTACTGCAGAACGTGAAGTCCATACGCGCAGGTCAGCGCGGAGCGCTGGCCGGAGTTGTATGGGACGACTGGTTGGACCTATTTTTCAATTCGTTCACGAGCTCCTTGTTGGCCCAGTACAATGAGCCAACCGAAAGGAATCTGAACTTCTTTCCATCACTGGTTCTTATTCTTATTGGCTGGCAATTCACAAATCGTTCGATCTCGACCTCTTGGATTTCAGGATAAGTGTACTCGAACTCTTTCTTTGATTTTTTGAAGCGTAGTCCGTGCTCAAGTTGGTAGACTGTAGCCAGGTTGTGATAGAACATGAAATTGATCAGAACAATCAGCGACCCAAAACTGAGGATGAGTAATCTGGTTTCTTTTGCTTCTTCGGTGAACGCCATCACCGCGAGTACTCCGATACACAGAACGTAACCGTATTTCAGGGGGAATGTCCAAAGACTGGATACTCGCTTGTTCATTCTTTTTCGTCCAACGTGAAGGTCATACGCGAGGGCTAGAGAACCGTCGTGCAGGGAGTTGTGAAGATATGTCCTTGCTGCTGCCACAACTCGGGCGCTTGGCCCGAGTTGTATGGACCGACTGGTTCTGCTTATTTTTTTTCATTCAGATTGTAGGAGATTTCCTTTCAGACCTATTTCTTCTTTTGATCTCTTCGATCTTCTCATCTCTTTTCGCTTTTCTTTTCTTGGTCATCCAGAACTTGCCAAAGAAAGTGAAGGCGAGAGCTGCTAGTCCGATCGTGCGGAGTAGTGCCTTGTAGGCCAATCGATAACCTTCATTCGTTTCGCTCCAGTATTCGTATCCGCTCAATAGAGCAAATGCGGCCAGCAATATGGCTAGAACGAGATAGGTTTTTCGATTCATCTATTTTCTGCAGAACGTGAAGTCCATACGCGTAGGTCAGCGCGGAGCGCTGGCCGAAGTTGTATGGGACGACTGGATATGCTCTTCTTTTTTGTTCGTCAGTTTGATCATCTTTCTTTCTGTCTTCTCGAAATCTCAAATCCTTCCAACGTGAGGATGTTTCCTTCTCCTCTTATGAATACTTCCTCGTTCTCATTGAGGTCCCAGAAGATTCGGTATTGTGCGTATGGCTTGCTGATTATGTAGTGATGAATGGTCGGAATCACAGTTTGGGTCATTTTCTTTTCTGCATCGGTGAAAAGGTTAGATTCGGTGACCTTCGTTCGTGCTGATTCAATAACCGTTTGCCATTCATCTTCGGTCAGTCGAGAGGACGATAGAGTGGAGCATCCGCAAGCGAACAAGATGAATATGGTTAGAATCGTTGTTTTAATTCTCTGCATATCGTGAAAGCCATACGCGTAGGTCATCGCGGAGCGATGGCCGGAGTTGTATGGGCTGCCTGGTTGGGCTTAGTAGATTTTGTATCCATTATACTCGTTGGTTCTGCCATCAAGTAGACCGATGAAGCCGCTTGGCTCAGGTGATCCATCTATCTTTAAGAACTGAAGGAGGTCATCCCCTTGGTGGATGGTTTCGTCTTTCACGAATGAATATGGGATCAGATGCTTCTTTGCACCTTCTCCACCGCCACTTTTATTCCATCCTTCTGGGTTGTTACGTCTATTTGTGTTTCCATACCAAATGTACGCTTTCTCGAGTGTGTTCAGATAATAGTCGTCGCACTCGATCACGATTCCGGTGTAGATTTGGTCAGGGCCTTTCAAATTGTAGTAGTTTTGTATGTACTGGTTTGTGTGTATTCCTCGTTTCAGATGGTCGAAATGTTCTTCGAGACGAGCGACAGCGTCACGATGCGTCATGCCGAAATAGGCTTGATCGCCATATCCGGTTTCCATGGGAAAGATTCCGCTTTGAATGTAGATGCTGCCCATTGTTATTTGCCCAACGTGAAAGCCATAC
Proteins encoded in this window:
- a CDS encoding GNAT family N-acetyltransferase is translated as MNPTIEYRIPTLLEYNDLREQVGWGVPDSSATLESLNNALHTVCLKLDEELIGIGRIVGDGGLFFYIQDIIVKKEYRGNGFSRLIMNDLLEHLRRVARKGAFIGLFSVKGVEPFYESYGFVSRPNDKFGAGMFIPIENLMKIEQNQSAHTTPASAPR